Genomic window (Methanosarcinales archaeon):
TCTATAGACCAGCATTCTGGATATTTTATTATAGGTAGTTTCGACAGCAATGCATTAATTAATAAAGCTATCGAGGATGGGAATTTTGAGAAAGCGCGTTACCAGGGTTATGAATATTATCTGGAAACGAGTTCCTTTGGATCCTCACAAGCCATAATGGAGATCGATGATGGATTGGTCCTTTTAGCCACTTCAGCGAGTGTGATCGAAGATGTGATCGACATTCAGAAAGGGGATAAAAATAGTCATTCAGGGGAACTGATGGATAAATATAATGCGTTAGATAGTGGGATCGTCAAGATCGCGTTTGAGGTCCCTGCCAATGTCAAAGAAGATATTGAAAACAGCAATTCAGGTCCTTACAACTTTGAATCTGTTAATGAAATAGAAATTATCACATATTTATTCCAGAAGAAAAGTTCCGCTATGACAAATACTGTGAATGTATACACCTCAGATTCAGCTTCTGCTGAAGATATCGCAGATGTAATTGATGGATTTCTAAAAATCTATAAAGGTATGATACCTGATGAAAACGCAAAGGAGACCATCGATAAAATAACAATAGAACAAAAAGGTTCTACTGTTACAATAAAATCGTCATCGACTGTTCAACAGATAAAAGATATGTCGAATTCATTCAGTCAAATGATGCCATATTAATTAAGACATTCGTGAATCAGCCCGGAGACCTCCCGGGCACATATTTTTTTTAATTTTGGATAATGTTCAGGTATAATTGGTCATAACCATATTTTTTTATAACAATTTCAGAACACTGCTCGATATCAATTTTTTGCAGTTCATCCAAAAGATATGATTTGTCTTCTATGATTATTTTCCGGTTCTGTGCATCATTGTCATATTTTAATTCAATAACCAGCCTGTTGTTATCAATTTCCGGCAGCGCGCTGTTATACACGATCTTACCCTTATTTAATATAACAAAGTTGTCGATCAGGGAACTGAAATCATCAATGTGATGAGAAGCTATAATAATGGTTGTCCCTCCCTGCTTTAGATCCTTAAGTAACGTGAGTACGGATTTTCGAGATTCCATATCCAATGTGGAAAGCGGTTCATCAAGAACGAGGATGTCAGGTTTATCTAACACAGAAAGGATTATGTCCATTTTTTTTGCATTTCCTGTTGACAGATCACTTGCATAGAAATCCTTCCACTGGGTAAGTTTTAAAAAATCAACCAGGTAGTCTGCCCACAGCTTGTCTTTCACTTTTTTTAATCCGGAAAAAAGTTTCAAATTCTGGTATACTGTTAAATTTTCATAAACCCTGGGGTCCTGGAACGCACATCCTATGGAAAGACCTTTTGGTTTTGTTAAGGACCCTGCTGTTATCTTGGTGAGCCCTACCAGGATATTTAATAGAGTGGTTTTTCCCGAGCCGTTGGGACCTGCTATTAAACATGCGGTGCCAATTGGAATGCTGAAGTTGACATTGTCCAGGGCCAGCTCTGTATCAAATTTCTTAGTAAGGCTATTGATATCTATACTTCCCAATTCAAACATCCCTGAATTTTTTCACTGAAAATACCAGAATAATTAATGTAATAATAGTTAATAGGACAATTCCTGTCATCCAGTCATTATAGATGGACATATCCACATTTTTAAGCATTGCTCCTCTTAACATGACCATAGAATAGTATGAAGGCAGCATAAGAGCCATTTTTTGCAGGTAGATCGGGAAAAATCCGACCGGATAAAAGGTGCCGCTGAACAGCAGTATTAAAAAAAGTATTAACGTGTTTATTAAATTCCCTGTTGTTGAAAACTTTGTTAAAAATGTTATTGACAAACTTATTGCAGAAAGATAGATCATTGTCAGAAGTACAATAATAAATGTATCAAGGTCAATAAAACCGGTTTCGAGCTGGATTATACTTTCTGACCATCTGAGTAATAATAATTGGACGATCACCAGCAATACAAAAAATAACATTTTTGCTGCAACCATACTGCCAAAGGTGCGTTCAATTTTCAGACGCCTGATCACATTGCGCTCATTACCCATGCTGTAGGGAAGGATAGTCAGTGCCATTAAGCAGGTCATCAGCATAATAAAGCCAGGCAGCATATATTCAGGCATAGACTTGCGATCATTTATCCTTTTTAATACAATATCAGATCCTTTGAAGGAGGTTGTGGTAAAATATATCTCAACATTATGGACAACATATTCTGATACTTTTTCTACAGGAACAAAGGAGTTGTCAACATAGATCTCAAATTCACCCTCACCAGCCATGGTCTGTGTTACATTGGGAGGGACTACAAATAAGAGATAAGCCTCCTCACGCTGTAATTTGTAAATTCCATCTGCTTCATTTACTCCTATAACAGGTTCTGAAAAGAGAGTTGTCCAACCTTCCACATAATCCATATCATCCTGCGTAACCTCATCGTTTTTTGCCACTATCAATATCGGAGTGTCTTTTGGTAATGACGTCCTGAAGGACCCGGCTATCTGGCCAAAAACCAGGGGTAGCATAACGATCAATAAAATAATGGAAATATTACGTTTGGTTAAGAGGACCTCTTTTTTTAACATTGAAAGGAGTTTTACCATTGTGACCCTTTATTGTATTGAAAATATTACTAAAATCTAATTTAACATCTAATCGATTTTATTTAAATTTGTCCAAAATATTCAAAGAAATGCTTCGTTCATACTACCACTTCTGAACCCTTCGAGATCCAGAGTAACATAGATATAACCGAGATCTTTCAATTTTTTAACAATAACGTCCCTGTTTTTTAATATATTTGAGAGATCGGCTGTTGCAACTTCAATTCGGGCCGTATTCCCATAATCACGCACCCTTAATTGGATTATTCCAAGACCCTGCAGAAATTCTTCAGCTGCTTCCACTCTTAATAGTCCTTCCTCAGTGATAGTATGGCCGTAAGGGAACCTGCTGGACAGACAGGCCTGCTGGGGTTTATTCCAGATTGATAATCCAAGAAATTTGGCCATCTTGCGTATCTCTTGTTTTGTTATACCCAGATCGGCAAATGGAGTCTTTACATCACATTCCAAAGCTGCTCTGTGTCCTGGTCTATGCCCGGTAATCTCGGATGCATTTGTCCCATCAGCCACTATCTCACAACCTAATTCCTGAGCCAGCCTATTCAAATCACGGAACATGCCGCTTTTGCAAAGATAGCACCTGTCCATAGGATTGTCTGCAAAACCCGGCTCCTCCAATTCATTATATGGGGTAATAATATGCCTGATTCCAATGGAGGAGGCTGTCTGTTTGGATAACTCAAGTTCGGCCCGGGGTAAGGTCTGGCTATCTGCCGTGACTGCTATTGCCTTATCCCCCAATGCTTGACAGGCCAGTGCCGCCAAAGTGCTACTGTCTACCCCACCGCTAAAAGCTAACAGCACACTATTATATTCTGCAAAATACCCTATAACTTGATTTATTCGATCCTGAATAGACTGGTCATCTCTAATATATTGAGATGAATTGGATATTTCACTCATATGGCGTTATTTACATGCAGATAGTAGTAAGGCTTTTGCCTTGTAAATGACCATTTGACGTTTAAGGTGTGTGAAATGAAGACGGTATTAGACATTGCAGAAAAAATTCAAACTATGGAGATACGGGGGGCGGCTACAATTGCGCGTTCGGCTGCTGAGGCTTTAAAGAATTACGCGCTCGAACTGGACTCATTATCTAAACCAGAATTTGACACTCAACTATCTAAAGCAGCTAAAATCCTGATTGACACAAGGCCTACAGCCGTATCACTGCCTAATGCTGTAAGGATTGTTATTTCTTATAAGGGAGATTCAGTTGATGAAGCACGATCTGATCTGGTACGACTTGCTGATAATTTTATTACCACGTCAAAGGAAGCGGTCCACAGAATAGGATTGATAGGCAGCCATCGTATTAAGGATGGGGACACAATTATGACCCACTGTAATAGCCAGGCAGCAATTTCCGTAATTAATGAAGCGCACCTTGCCGGAAAAGATATCAATGTCATTGCCACTGAAAGCAGACCAAGGCTTCAAGGTCATCTGACCATTGCCCAACTGAACAAATTGGGTATTAAGACCAGTCTGATAGTGGATTCAGCTGTCAGGTTCTTTATGAAAGATGTGGACCTCGTGGTGGTTGGTGCTGATGCAGTGACTGCAAATGGCAGCCTGATCAATAAGATAGGTACATCCCAACTGGCTCTGGCAGCCCATGAGAGCAGGACCAACCTGATAGTGGCAGCAGAGACACACAAGTTCTCTCCCCGCACCTTGATGGGTGAAATGGTTGAGATAGAAGAACGGGACATCAGCGAGGTCATCAAGTCTGATATCATATCATCCCTGGAAAATGTAGAAGTCAAGAATCCTGCATTTGATATCACACCTGCCAGTTATATTGATCTTATATGCACTGAAGTGGGTGCCATCCCTCCTGAAATGAGTTATATTATTATCCGTGATATACTTGGATGGGATATTCAGGAAATGATAGGGGCTATTTATCAATGAAGATAAAACCTTAGATGCATGAGATACATTATTGAATCATATTTTCCAATGGTGATTTTAATTTGAAACTTGGATTTGAACTTATATAATATGTATATTGTAATGGAGGCAAACAATGGAAATAGACCTTACAATTGATGGTGAAGATATTCCTATGAACAATTTTGTGGAAAAGATCATTGCAGGGATTGTAACGGGAGCAGCAGAATCCCTGAACGATGTGGAAAAAGACTGGAAAAACCTGCAATTAATAATAAAACGATAGGATCAGACTTTATTATTAATTATTAAAGACCAGGCGAGCCGTTTCAGTATCCAATTTAATTCCAATAGATCTGAGATATTGTGCTGCTCTGCCTTTGCCGTGAATTAATAGTTCTACGAGGTCTTTTGGCTCGTCAATATCAGTACTCATCATGAATGAATCATATATATCCATGCTCAGTCCTGCTTCCTTGGCGATCCTTACGTGGTCCAGAAAACTTGTACCGTAATAATCAACATGAAATTTATCAGGCTTTCGTATCAACAGGGCATTGGTCCCGCCTCCGGAACCTGGTACGATCACAATATCAGCAGTAAGCCTGGTTAGTTCCTGTATCTGTTTTTTAGTGACTAGAGGCATGTCTGCCATAATAATTAGCACTTCACCCATATTGTGACTTGCTAACTTATCCAGATATTCATTCAGAGCTTCATTCAAACCTTTTTCGCTTATGAGTACATTGACATGGGCAGGAAATTCTGTATTCATAATGCTGGAGATTGATGAATTTATAATCTCAATTTCATTGAATTTTCCAGAAGCTTCAAGTGCAAAAATTACATCCAATAGCATTTCAAGAGCCAAATCCTGCCGTTGGTTTTCAGATAGGATCCCAGATAGCCTGGTCTTTGCATTTACTTTTTTAAATGGTATTACTGCTCTCATTGATTGACATTCCTGGTTTGAAATTACTAATTATTGTCCTTCATATTATGTTTACCTATTTCCCACAGTTGCAAGGCAATATTCTCGATTTCTTCCCGGTTTTCAAGTCCTTCAAGCCATTTTTTCGGGATAGCATCAATTCCAAGGTATGCACCACTTATTGCACCTGCAATTGCTGCGATAGAATCTGTATCCCCACCGGCATTTATAGCTGTGATAATTGTCTTTGGAAAATCCAGGACATTGCTGGCAAAGCAATATAATGCGGATGGTACCACGTCCCTGGTCATAATTGATGTTTTGAGAATGGAGAAGGCATTTATTTGAGCCATATATCTCACATTTTCTACTAAACCTATTTTGTCTGCAAAAATAGGATCATACTTACCAGCCAGATTATCCATTGTTCTGATAATTGTATCAATATCGGCATTGCTTACGGCAAGAGAAACTGCTGCTGCCACAGCCACTGCTCCACCTATGGATTCATTGCTTTTATGGGTAGGCAAACTAGAGATCCTTGCTGTCTCTTCAAGCTTGATCAAATCATTATGAAATAATAAACCAATTGGAGAAACCCTCATAGCAGAACCGCATGTCGGAGCTTCTACACCGGATTCTGTCCAAGGAATACCTTCAAGTAATCTTTTACAGGCTGTAAGACTGTTACTTCCCCACCCCCGATTCAATTCAGGATTTGATTTCAGTATCTTATAATGATCGGCAAGCTTTTTTGAGAATAATACCGGATCGAATTTACCTGATTCTATGATGGTCTGTGCAATCATTATGGTCTGCTCTGTATCATCAGTATATTGCCCAGGTCTCAGTTTTTCATTAAAACTGCCTGGTCTTCCGGGTCCGTAATCGAATACTATTTTGAATTTTTGCATAATTTCAGTAGGATTCATGCCCTCGCTTTGCATCCCCAACGCATCGCCAATTGCACTGCCTAATAAACATCCCTGATATTTTTTCTTAAACATCCTATGTTATAAGAATATAAATACAAATAAATTTATCGAATTTAGTTAATAATTTGTAAATTTATTTCTTTGCACATATAATTATTTATTGCCTGGGAATATTAGAGATTTTTAAGTTTTGCAGAGATGTTGATAAATATATTCTCAAGTATAATTTAAAAATTAGATATAATAAAATATATATAGTATATTATATATTTTTAAATAATTCTGCTATTTTGAGGTGAAAAACATTAATATATGATATAAAAATATTATGGTAGTTCGATTTTATTGAATTTTATAAGCCTATATTTATATATAATAAATAGGTAGTGAAAGGGTATCCTTTTTAATTAAGAAATGCCACTGCAAATATAGCCTTAAATCAAAAATTTTTTGGTTTGTTACGCAGTATAAATTCCTATAAACTATGGTAATATATCCAATCAAATAACTGATATGTTAGAAGGAATATATTTTCTATAAATCATACTGGGTTTGTAGTCGGCAATACGCATATTCCTATAGTATGTGTAATTGTCGATATTGTGTAAATGTGGTATTTTTCATTTAATAAACATCGATCATATAGTATATGGTAATGTGTTGTATTAATCATCTTTCCTTGAATAAATAATGTGGAAATTGAATAAAAATAACCAGTGATAATATATCATTCGAATTATATTACATATTTCAATTCTGGTAAATTATCAATTATTTAGTTGAAAATATAAATAAGGTAAATATTATTATGTTTTAAAAAAATTCTTAAAATAAAAAGTTGCTTATATAAATTGATATTATAAATATGATTTAATATTGTTAATAGAATATATATATATATATTTCAGATTTAACTTATCAAAAAATGAGAATGTTTTAAAAAAAATAATTATGAAAAACAATTATTTATAATGCTGTCGAAAAAGTGAGAGTTAATCTTAATGACTATACTCTGCCATATGGTTTTTGCAAAAAATATAGGAATAAAATATTATTTGACAAAGATAGAGTATTTGGATTTCTGCTATGATTGTACCGTCGCAACTTTTGACAATGAACTGGCAACAAATGATGAATAAGTAGAAACGTATATATATAGATAATATAGAATTTATAATAAAGGATTATGAACAGCGCTTAAGGAGCGATGGATATGGGATCGTTAAGACATAAAATCGCGAAAAGATTAGAAAAATATCTGGAACTTGATACTAATGGAATAAGAAACCATATATTAAAAATATTTCTGGATATTAAGAATGCTACAGTAGAAGTGGTTTACATTATCATATCTAAAAAATATGATGTTTCGCATAATGTTGTAGCTTCAATGGTAGGGTATATTCACTCAAAATTGGGGATACTGAGAGCACATAAAGAATCCTACAAAACACCAATTTTATATTCCCTAAAAGAAGAATATATAGAATTAGTTAGATCAATAGTAAATAGACTATCAGTTAAACCGATCTCGACTTAACGATGAAAAACAAAATATCTATCTAGTAATTTATGTCATAGCGGAGCTAAGTTTTGTATAAATGACCTATGTAAAAGATGCACCCCGGACTTCAACGACTTTTATGGTACGTTCGGATTCAAATAGCAGGATAAGTCATTCAAGAGATCCATTTTATGAACTTATGCGAAGACTTTTCCAGGAAGAAAAAACAGCGGCAAGAGGTCAAAAATTTTTAATTAAAATAGAAGAGAGGCAAAAAAATAACGACCCAATAAAAACCAGTGAATGGAAGCAAATATCTGAAGAGTTGAATCTGGGAAAAGCCTCTTTTTATGCAATGAGAAACAAACTTCTTGGAGCCGGCATGATTACCAATAAGAATGGGGAATATCGATTATCCGGTCAATTCAGTAAAGACCTTAACGATCTCGCTTTGTGGTGGTGGACTGCTGTTCTAAAGAATAATCCCGAAAACCTTTAATGAATGAGGCCAACAATCTGGCTATTCAGATCAACGATTCTTTTAATAATTGTCTCGCTTCTTCCTTTTTTTTTGAGTATTACTACAATTTTGGATATTGGAAATATCTCATTATCATTCACCAAATTATCGGCGTGGGCTACTATTTTTTCTTCCAGAGTCACAGGCATGTAATTTCCTGGTGGGAGTCCCATTTTTCCCGCTTCTTCATCTGTTATCCCTGCTCCGATATGGTTAATAATAATGCCTATCAATCTTTCGGAAAGTCCGTATTCCCTGGCCAGGCAGGCACCTTCAATACCATGTTTAATGTCATGTGTCCTGGAACGCCCGATATCATGAAGCAGGCCACCAATTTTGACCAATTGAATATCCACTTTGAGCCCGTTTTTATTAATTTGTTTAGCAATTTCAGTGGCATATTCCGATACTATCAAACAATGCTGAATAACTCTTTCACTGCATCCCACCCTTTGCAGAATTTCAAGAGCACCGTCTTTATTCGGGATCAGGTTGCCTTTAACTCTTGAATCCGTTTTGATATGCATTCTTTCACTAACTCATTATCTTCAAAAACCACGTCCTCTCCGCAATTAGGACATAAGAAATCAATCTCAGCTACCGCATCAAATACATACCGACCGCAATTGTCCTTGCATACATAAAACATATTTTTATCTTCAAAATCAAATTTGGTCTGAAGATTACGAATAAGTTTTTTAATTTCAGAAATTAGCAGATCATTTATTCCACTTAGATCAAGATGCCATAAATAGGTCAACCAACCACTATCTTTGTTTCTTTCGCGTCGATAAGTAGCAAGCCTATTTTCAAAAAGTATGTATAATGTACGTCTCACAATATTTAAAGGCACATTTGTTAAATTTGCCACTTCTTCATCAGTGACCTCCTCTTCAGGCATGTTGAGGATAACAGCCATCCCTTCTTCTCCCACGAGATTCAATAATAGCCCTTGAATCACCGGGTTATCTAAGTCTACCAAAATATCACCTATGCATAATTGTGTATTATATATTCATTAATCTTTTGTGTTGTTCAGCTTTTCCAATAGACCATTAACAAGATACTTTACCTTTTTGATAGCCTCTATTCGATCGGTTCCTGTTACTATGAAAGATACTACAGGATCATCTTTTTCAAACATTACACCTTCTGCGGGGACATCGGCGACAGTATCTTGATCAAGGCACTCCAATAAATACGTATTTGTTTTTTGGGTCATGTAAAATTTATCAGGTGCAAAGAATATTGCCTTAACGCAGTGACATTGATAATCACTGAACACAGGCAGTTTTCCTTCAAAAGCATCACTATGTGCCTTAAAGATATTGATACCAGTGGCTTTTTCTATAGTATCAATGCTTCCCTGAAATCTTGGGTTTACCTCCAGGACCATGGGTCCATTATCAGTAATTATGAAATCTATTCCATTAGTACCAACCAATTTTAAATCGATTGCAAGATTGACTGCAATATCGTACAGCTTTTTATTATGTTTTGAAAAATATGGTGTAATATTGCCGCAGTAGGCAAAGGGCATTTGAGTCAGTTCCGGAATACCTGATAATTGTTCATTAACAGCAATGGCAACTGCTTTTTTTCCTGTTGAAATTACTGATACGCTTACAACTGCGCCTCTGATAAATTCCTGGATTAAAAATTGGTCCTTATTATTACCAATCTGCTCCAAAGCTGTTCTAAGATCATCCGGATTTTCTATTAAAATATTATCTATTCCACCTGCACCATATCTGGGTTTTAACATGGCAGGGAATCCCTTAGTCCAGTCGTCTGGTGTGGATAATGAATCTAATGAAAACGTTACTGGATGTGGAATGTTTTTAGCCTTTAATGTGTTTGACAGCCAGATCTTATCAGATACTTTTATAACAATGTCTTGTTGATTATTCAGAATTGGGGTGTTACTGCCAATTATTTCATATGCCCATTGTCCAAGGTGTTCAAATCCTGGTCCCAAGACTAATAAATCGACAGGTAGAAAAGCTTTAATGGAAGGTATTAATTCGTTCAGATCAATATTTTGAACATCTTTGATATCATGAGTAATGGACTTTTCCGAGCAACCTTCCAGATCCTGATCTGCAAAATTGCTTATAGAATATACAGTATAACCAGCGCGTCTTGCAGAACAGACTATATGACGTGTATTAAATCCAATTACCAGGATATTCATTTCGAACCACCAATATCATTGCACTATACTGGCTGCTTCTGAAGCCGCTCCTGCCTGGCCAATAATTGTAACATTGTCCCCTTCTTCTATGACAGTATTCCCATGGGCTATGATTGATTGATCTCCACGTCTTACCAGAACTATCAGGCTGTCTTTGGGAAGATCAACTTCTTTAATGGCTTTTCCGATAACTTTCGGATTGTTTACCTCGATTTCGATTATATCTCCCTGGGTACCTACTTCGCACATTGTGAACAGGTCATGCCGCCCTACCATGTTCTCCAGGATGATGGCAGCAGATATTACCGGACTCATAGACCGTATGCCCATCTCAGAAAATAATTGCACATTATTAGGATCATTTACCCTGGCAACCAGCATATCACTTGAAAATCCGAATTTACTTTTTGCGATCTGGCATGCCAGCAGGTTGACGTTATCTCGATCTGTTGTTGCTATAATGTACTTTGCATGTCTAATTCCTGCCTTTTCAAGTACATTAATATCGTTACCATCACCATTAACTGCTTTTATACCCAGATTCATGACCATCTGGCAGTTATTCTTGTCAGTGTCAACTACTACCACGTTTTCACCGCGGTTATCAAACCTCTGGGCGAGCTCTCTGCCCACCCCTCCTCCTCCAATCAATAATATTTCCATAGGTATCACTCCTAATTTCTTTGCAATCGTACCGGCAAAAATTCCTGGCAATAAGACAGAGAAGATCACTGTCAAAAATACCAGTCCTACCAATACATCTACCTGTCCGCCTGAATCAAGTCCCCTCATACGTATTGCAAAATATGTGACCATTGATGCAGGTACCACACCTCTGGGTGAGATAACAGAAATAAAGAATTTATCCTTAAAAGAAAGCGTAGAACTGTTAGTTGATGCAAATACTGATACTGGTCTAATCACGAATAATAACAATGCAATAATAATTAAACCTGGAATTCCTATCTTCCAGATGAATTCAAATCGTATCAACGAAGCCAGAAGAATAAATATAATAGACAGTAAAATTACTACCAGGTCACCCTTGAACTCTTTAATGGATTCTATATGATTTACTTCAGTGGTACCTATTATAAAAGCTAAGATCGCGACTGCCAGTATCCCGGAACCGTTCCCGAACAGTTCGGCTCCGGTGAAGGTGAGAATGACCATTGTCAATGTAAAGATCCTTGCATATTGGGCTGTGACCATTGATATGTTCTGCAAGACGTAAGTAAGAATGATTCCTCCTATAAAGCCGATTACCAGGCCCATTCCAACCCTGGTAGCCATCTGTCCCAGTGCATTTGTCCCAGGTATGTCCAGTAATACCCATTCAAAGACCAATGCTGCCAGTATCACACTGATCGGGTCATTGAGCACGCCTTCAACTTCCAGTATCTTGCTGATCTTCTGTTTTACGTGTATCTGTTTGACCAGAGGTGTTATGACAGTGGGGCCTGTTGCCGAGACAATGGAACCATATAATAATGCAATCCCGGGATCAACATTCAACAGATAGTAGGCAGCAAGTGATGCTCCTGTGAAGGTTATTAAAACTCCAATAGTGATCAGATAGAGAATGCTCTTTTGTAGAGTTCGTATATGCCTCACATTGATCTGCAGCCCTCCATCAAAGACAATGATAGCTACTGACAATGCAACTATTGCTTCCAGTTCCTGTTCTAAATTCGATGAATCTATAATATTGAGGAATTCCGGTCCTAATAATATGCCAAAAAGTAACAGAAAGACAATACTGGGTATTTTAATTAGCTTTCCAAGTATCTGAGAGCCAATCCCAATCAGAAGAACAACTGCAAGGATTGCCAGTATGGACCAGGACATACTAATAAAGCCCCATTTTTTTTATTTTAAGTTTAGAAATATTTTGAAGCGCTTTTTACTGCACAGGCGATTAAATTTGCACTCTTTTTAAGATCCTCTAGATCCACGACCTCCACGGGAGAATGGATATATCTCGAAGGTACACTTATCACAGCAGATGGAATTCCGCTTTTGGTAAGATGAATAGCAGTTGCATCAGTTGTGCCTCCATCTGCAACGTCGAGCTGGATGTCAATATTTTCTGTTTTGGCAGTTTCTTTTAGCCATTTTATGACCTTTTCAGTAACTATCAGACCCCTTCCCGCCGCATCAAGAATAGTGATGGCCGGGCCCTTACCCAATTCAATAGCACTTTGTTTCTTCTCAATCCCTGGATGGTCGCCTGATACCGTTACGTCTGAGACTATTGCTACATCAGGATCAAGACTGAAAGCACTGATCCTGGCCCCTTTCAAGCCAACCTCTTCCTGCACAGTCCCAACAGCATAGACTGTTGCATCCACATCCATTTCATGGATCATCCGCATAGCCTCTATCATTATAACACATCCGGCCCTGTCATCAAAAGCCTTGCCAGTAACCCTGTTGTTGCCCAGTCGGGTAAACTGGCGGTCGATTGTGGCAGTTACGCCTGGAATCACACCCATTTTTTCAGCATCTTCCTTGTCTTTTGCTCCTATGTCAATGAACATATTTTCTGCTTCAACTGGTTTTTTTCTCTCTTCGTCTTTCATGGCATGCGGAGGTTTGGCACCGATAACGCCATAGATATCTCCTTTTTCAGTATTGAGAATTACTCTTTGGCTATGAAGGGTCTGGTCGAACCAGCCGCCAAGTTTGACAAAATAGATAAAACCATTTTCATCTATGTATTTTACCATTAAACCGATCTCGTCCATATGAGCAGCGATCATAATGGAGGGAGAACCTCTTTTCCTGGTTGCGATCAGATTGCCC
Coding sequences:
- a CDS encoding transcription factor; this encodes MVDLDNPVIQGLLLNLVGEEGMAVILNMPEEEVTDEEVANLTNVPLNIVRRTLYILFENRLATYRRERNKDSGWLTYLWHLDLSGINDLLISEIKKLIRNLQTKFDFEDKNMFYVCKDNCGRYVFDAVAEIDFLCPNCGEDVVFEDNELVKECISKRIQELKAT
- a CDS encoding ATP-grasp domain-containing protein; the protein is MNILVIGFNTRHIVCSARRAGYTVYSISNFADQDLEGCSEKSITHDIKDVQNIDLNELIPSIKAFLPVDLLVLGPGFEHLGQWAYEIIGSNTPILNNQQDIVIKVSDKIWLSNTLKAKNIPHPVTFSLDSLSTPDDWTKGFPAMLKPRYGAGGIDNILIENPDDLRTALEQIGNNKDQFLIQEFIRGAVVSVSVISTGKKAVAIAVNEQLSGIPELTQMPFAYCGNITPYFSKHNKKLYDIAVNLAIDLKLVGTNGIDFIITDNGPMVLEVNPRFQGSIDTIEKATGINIFKAHSDAFEGKLPVFSDYQCHCVKAIFFAPDKFYMTQKTNTYLLECLDQDTVADVPAEGVMFEKDDPVVSFIVTGTDRIEAIKKVKYLVNGLLEKLNNTKD
- a CDS encoding M42 family metallopeptidase is translated as MEQLDETLHIFSNTHGVSGYEGNVSQLLEKKLRPYTDEIKTDKMGNLIATRKRGSPSIMIAAHMDEIGLMVKYIDENGFIYFVKLGGWFDQTLHSQRVILNTEKGDIYGVIGAKPPHAMKDEERKKPVEAENMFIDIGAKDKEDAEKMGVIPGVTATIDRQFTRLGNNRVTGKAFDDRAGCVIMIEAMRMIHEMDVDATVYAVGTVQEEVGLKGARISAFSLDPDVAIVSDVTVSGDHPGIEKKQSAIELGKGPAITILDAAGRGLIVTEKVIKWLKETAKTENIDIQLDVADGGTTDATAIHLTKSGIPSAVISVPSRYIHSPVEVVDLEDLKKSANLIACAVKSASKYF
- a CDS encoding cation:proton antiporter, which produces MSWSILAILAVVLLIGIGSQILGKLIKIPSIVFLLLFGILLGPEFLNIIDSSNLEQELEAIVALSVAIIVFDGGLQINVRHIRTLQKSILYLITIGVLITFTGASLAAYYLLNVDPGIALLYGSIVSATGPTVITPLVKQIHVKQKISKILEVEGVLNDPISVILAALVFEWVLLDIPGTNALGQMATRVGMGLVIGFIGGIILTYVLQNISMVTAQYARIFTLTMVILTFTGAELFGNGSGILAVAILAFIIGTTEVNHIESIKEFKGDLVVILLSIIFILLASLIRFEFIWKIGIPGLIIIALLLFVIRPVSVFASTNSSTLSFKDKFFISVISPRGVVPASMVTYFAIRMRGLDSGGQVDVLVGLVFLTVIFSVLLPGIFAGTIAKKLGVIPMEILLIGGGGVGRELAQRFDNRGENVVVVDTDKNNCQMVMNLGIKAVNGDGNDINVLEKAGIRHAKYIIATTDRDNVNLLACQIAKSKFGFSSDMLVARVNDPNNVQLFSEMGIRSMSPVISAAIILENMVGRHDLFTMCEVGTQGDIIEIEVNNPKVIGKAIKEVDLPKDSLIVLVRRGDQSIIAHGNTVIEEGDNVTIIGQAGAASEAASIVQ